In Rhinopithecus roxellana isolate Shanxi Qingling chromosome 16, ASM756505v1, whole genome shotgun sequence, a single genomic region encodes these proteins:
- the LOC115893912 gene encoding uncharacterized protein LOC115893912 — protein sequence METCRMSRKGQRMERSRGEEENGPFKEQRSAEGPGEPRGDETWRGQEMGEGPDRRACRHCEGCMAAKSPSSLPDGKALGEVEKANIQWATKQSCFCTLMGQDTSKVRSPPARAGLGSCLMCWGSRLPSTAHLLPPPLPVASAAGNLGPKTMQRISGRQGLRYGWASIYNSAATATSVGLWPDLWWDSGKPQSQTLEETAEEGQMTQLKGVEPAAPTLASSSGPANPHLCVVHTNIS from the coding sequence ATGGAGACCTGCAGGATGAGCAGGAAGGGACAGAGGATGGAGCGGTCCCGTGGCGAGGAGGAGAATGGGCCATTTAAGGAGCAGAGAAGTGCAGAGGGGCCTGGAGAACCGCGGGGAGATGAGACGTGGAGGGGGCAGGAGATGGGAGAAGGGCCAGACAGGAGGGCCTGCAGGCACTGTGAGGGCTGCATGGCAGCCAAGTCCCCTTCTAGCCTTCCAGATGGAAAGGCACTAGGCGAGGTGGAGAAAGCCAACATCCAATGGGCCACAAAGCAAAGCTGCTTCTGCACCCTCATGGGCCAAGATACCAGCAAGGTGAGGTCACCTCCAGCCAGGGCCGGGCTCGGCTCTTGTCTCATGTGCTGGGGCTCCCGCCTTCCATCCACAGCCCACTtgctccccccacccctgcctgtggCCTCTGCAGCTGGCAATCTAGGCCCAAAAACAATGCAGAGAATCTCCGGCCGGCAGGGGCTGCGGTATGGATGGGCTTCTATTTATAACAGTGCAGCAACTGCCACCTCAGTGGGCCTGTGGCCTGACCTCTGGTGGGACTCTGGCAAGCCTCAAAGCCAGACCCTGGAGGAGACAGCAGAGGAAGGGCAGATGACACAGCTGAAGGGTGTGGAGCCAGCTGCTCCCACCCTGGCGTCCTCATCAGGACCCGCAAACCCCCATCTGTGTGTGGTTCACACCAACATAAGCTAG
- the FAM78A gene encoding protein FAM78A, with protein sequence MPGFLCDCWPSLEIRALLCAMGCIQSIGGKARVFREGITVIDVKASIDPVPTSIDESSSVVLRYRTPHFRASAQVVMPPIPKKETWIVGWIQACSHMEFYNQYGEQGMSSWELPDLQEGKIQAISDSDGVNYPWYGNTTETCTIVGPTKRDSKFIISMNDNFYPSVTWAVPVSESNVAKLTNIYRDQSFTTWLVATNTSTNDMIILQTLHWRMQLSIEVNPNRPLGQRARLREPIAQDQPKILSKNEPIPPSALVKPNANDAQVLMWRPKYGQPLVVIPPKHR encoded by the exons ATGCCTGGTTTTCTCTGTGACTGCTGGCCTTCCCTGGAGATCAGAGCGCTCCTGTGTGCCATGGGCTGTATTCAGAGCATCGGAGGTAAAGCCAGAGTCTTCCGGGAAGGGATCACGGTGATTGATGTGAAAGCCTCCATCGACCCCGTCCCCACCAGCATCGATGAGTCCTCCAGCGTGGTGCTCCGCTACCGGACACCCCACTTCCGGGCCTCGGCCCAGGTAGTCATGCCTCCTATCCCCAAGAAGGAGACTTGGATAGTTGGCTGGATCCAGGCGTGCAGCCACATGGAGTTCTACAACCAGTACGGCGAGCAGGGCAT GTCCAGCTGGGAACTCCCCGACCTCCAGGAGGGCAAGATCCAAGCCATCAGCGACTCTGACGGGGTGAACTACCCCTGGTACGGCAACACCACGGAGACCTGCACCATCGTGGGCCCCACCAAGAGAGACTCCAAGTTCATCATCAGCATGAATGACAACTTTTACCCCAGCGTCACATGGGCCGTGCCCGTCAGCGAGAGCAACGTAGCCAAGCTCACCAACATCTACCGGGACCAGAGCTTCACCACCTGGCTGGTGGCCACCAACACCTCCACCAACGACATGATCATCCTACAGACGCTCCACTGGCGCATGCAGCTCAGCATCGAGGTGAACCCCAACCGGCCCCTGGGCCAGCGCGCCCGGCTGCGGGAGCCCATTGCCCAGGACCAGCCCAAAATCCTAAGCAAGAACGAGCCCATCCCGCCCAGCGCCCTGGTCAAGCCCAATGCCAACGATGCCCAGGTCCTCATGTGGCGGCCCAAGTACGGGCAGCCACTGGTGGTGATCCCGCCCAAGCACCGGTGA